One Curtobacterium herbarum genomic window carries:
- a CDS encoding barstar family protein, which translates to MPAFTTDDVLGNRLDFEIARDGFVRRLRDDAVLRDAETWFRREGYRVTELNAGAWNDDKQMHAAFATGLQFPGHFGNNLDALDDCMSNVAEADHGWDASETGLVLILSGFDRFAQRLPRTADHVQDILRRQGRYAALFGNRLLTILS; encoded by the coding sequence GTGCCCGCATTCACCACCGACGATGTCCTCGGCAACAGGTTGGACTTCGAGATCGCCCGCGACGGGTTCGTCCGCAGGCTGCGAGACGATGCTGTGTTGCGGGACGCCGAGACGTGGTTTCGCCGGGAGGGCTACCGAGTCACGGAACTGAACGCCGGGGCATGGAATGACGACAAGCAGATGCACGCGGCCTTCGCGACGGGCCTCCAGTTCCCCGGCCACTTCGGGAACAACCTGGACGCGCTGGACGACTGCATGTCGAACGTGGCCGAGGCGGACCACGGGTGGGACGCGTCCGAGACCGGCCTCGTCCTGATCCTCTCCGGCTTCGACCGTTTCGCTCAACGACTCCCACGGACGGCCGACCACGTGCAGGACATCCTGCGGAGGCAGGGACGCTACGCAGCGCTCTTCGGGAACCGACTCCTCACGATCTTGTCCTGA
- a CDS encoding histidine-type phosphatase, producing the protein MNTRTALSCVAVAAVASLMLAAPAHAEDASFYSSKQPYIAPSQSDIDAYTPAPTGYAPVATESVARHGSRGLSAYKYDALLHRLAATAQAENGFLTPEIGKRFSANLDAITAANVANGYGMLTGQGAAQHRGIGARAAQRNAPLFAAAARSGGRVVAETSGEARATESGENFLQGFGMTGVTLEPRPDLLYFHEVENPDGTEKAEGSPERERAQAYEDYIAAQTGDGGTIAAALQYIESKPRSVQAADDLLSGIFTPEFIAAIGTDKAHIWYNTADGSKGGAVACAPGADTKADPDACGDPKKSIKTTVDAAMALYNLYIIAADMQEENVAPHQFDFAQYFAGRSADAEWFAYLLDAEDFYEKGPSLAGHDETYSIAAPLLDDFFATIDARVAGGDVVATFRFAHAETIIPFAALLRLPGSTVAAPDNAAPTSDADVYDDATNPWRGSEVTPMAANVQWDVVSRPGIDPATGAAYTPLVRMLYDEREIVFAPGCRAVAPGSHWVKETELKRCLIGTAMAESPLIAAAAPAPTATPTAASTLPPTVTPSAQGAGAPTPPTKGRLAATGARSPLEPALLATLLLLAGAGTLVLRRPRRRRE; encoded by the coding sequence ATGAACACCCGCACCGCGCTGTCCTGCGTTGCCGTCGCTGCCGTCGCCTCGCTGATGCTCGCGGCACCAGCGCACGCCGAGGACGCCAGCTTCTACAGCAGCAAGCAGCCCTACATCGCCCCCAGCCAGTCGGACATCGACGCGTACACGCCGGCACCGACGGGCTACGCACCCGTCGCGACGGAATCGGTCGCCCGACACGGGTCTCGAGGGCTCTCCGCGTACAAGTACGACGCGCTGCTGCACCGTCTCGCCGCGACCGCGCAGGCCGAGAACGGGTTCCTGACGCCCGAGATCGGGAAGCGCTTCTCCGCAAACCTGGATGCGATCACGGCCGCGAACGTCGCGAACGGCTACGGCATGCTCACCGGTCAGGGTGCCGCCCAGCACCGGGGCATCGGAGCGCGAGCCGCGCAGCGGAACGCACCGCTGTTCGCCGCAGCGGCACGCTCGGGCGGACGTGTCGTCGCCGAGACATCGGGTGAAGCTCGCGCAACGGAGTCAGGCGAGAACTTCTTGCAGGGCTTCGGGATGACGGGTGTCACGCTCGAGCCGCGCCCGGACCTGCTCTACTTCCACGAGGTCGAGAACCCGGACGGCACCGAGAAGGCCGAGGGGTCGCCCGAACGCGAGCGCGCCCAGGCGTACGAGGACTACATCGCCGCTCAGACCGGTGACGGCGGCACGATCGCGGCGGCCCTGCAGTACATCGAGTCGAAGCCGCGATCGGTCCAGGCGGCGGACGACCTGCTCTCCGGCATCTTCACACCCGAGTTCATCGCCGCGATCGGCACGGACAAGGCACACATCTGGTACAACACCGCGGACGGGTCCAAGGGCGGCGCGGTGGCGTGCGCGCCCGGCGCCGACACGAAGGCCGATCCCGATGCCTGCGGCGATCCGAAGAAGTCGATCAAGACCACCGTCGATGCGGCGATGGCGCTCTACAACCTCTACATCATCGCGGCCGACATGCAGGAGGAGAACGTCGCTCCGCACCAGTTCGACTTCGCGCAGTACTTCGCTGGCCGGTCCGCGGATGCCGAGTGGTTCGCGTACTTGCTCGACGCCGAGGACTTCTACGAGAAGGGCCCGAGCCTCGCCGGCCACGACGAGACCTACTCGATCGCCGCGCCCCTGCTCGACGACTTCTTCGCCACGATCGACGCACGCGTCGCCGGCGGCGACGTGGTCGCGACCTTCCGCTTCGCGCACGCCGAGACGATCATCCCGTTCGCTGCGCTGCTGCGTCTGCCGGGATCCACCGTGGCCGCACCCGACAACGCTGCTCCGACATCGGACGCCGACGTCTACGACGACGCCACCAACCCGTGGCGAGGCTCCGAGGTGACACCGATGGCTGCGAACGTGCAGTGGGACGTCGTGTCGCGACCGGGCATCGACCCCGCGACCGGAGCGGCCTACACGCCGCTCGTGCGCATGCTCTACGACGAGCGGGAGATCGTGTTCGCCCCCGGATGCCGTGCGGTCGCCCCCGGGTCGCACTGGGTCAAGGAGACCGAGCTCAAGCGCTGCCTCATCGGCACGGCGATGGCCGAGAGCCCGCTGATCGCTGCAGCCGCGCCAGCACCGACCGCGACGCCCACTGCCGCTTCGACGCTTCCCCCGACCGTGACACCATCGGCTCAGGGCGCCGGCGCACCGACGCCCCCGACGAAGGGCAGGCTGGCCGCGACCGGAGCGCGGTCGCCGCTTGAACCGGCGTTGCTCGCGACACTGCTCCTCCTGGCCGGTGCCGGAACGCTGGTGCTGCGTCGTCCGCGTCGTCGCAGGGAGTGA
- a CDS encoding helix-turn-helix domain-containing protein: MNESRIPELRRRRGWTQERLASESTVAVRTVQRLESGRDASLDSLSLIAAALSVSVGELFDEVEGADFGDAVQGLQDREEQQARRDALTGAWKRVYTGCGVLVSIAVIALISVHRAPGVGILIIAAYWVAGKALFELLVRLVLDPRLDVRFPLSVPSATSRWQQVRGGLMRHRVGRSVPASTTAARGPKDTLESE; this comes from the coding sequence ATGAACGAATCACGGATTCCCGAACTGCGTCGCCGGCGCGGCTGGACGCAGGAACGCCTCGCGTCCGAGAGCACAGTGGCGGTGCGGACAGTTCAGCGGTTGGAGTCCGGCAGGGACGCCAGCCTCGACTCACTGTCGCTCATCGCCGCAGCGCTGAGCGTGTCGGTCGGCGAGCTCTTCGACGAAGTCGAGGGGGCCGACTTCGGGGACGCGGTCCAGGGGTTGCAGGACCGCGAGGAGCAGCAAGCTCGACGTGATGCGTTGACCGGAGCATGGAAACGCGTCTACACCGGCTGCGGTGTACTCGTCAGCATCGCGGTGATCGCGCTGATCAGTGTGCACCGTGCGCCCGGGGTCGGGATCTTGATCATCGCTGCGTACTGGGTTGCCGGGAAAGCCCTCTTCGAGTTGCTGGTGCGGCTCGTGTTGGACCCGCGGCTGGACGTCCGATTCCCGTTGAGCGTTCCGTCGGCGACGTCGAGGTGGCAGCAGGTGCGGGGCGGTCTGATGCGTCACCGCGTCGGCCGTTCCGTCCCGGCGAGCACGACTGCAGCACGCGGTCCGAAGGACACGCTGGAGTCCGAGTAA
- a CDS encoding lipoprotein, producing MRRSPAVVVAAVLVALLTGCSAPGADTTSVAPPWPRPTDLAHRAQEAGLENVWGERLAEHVHTHLTITDGDTPVVVPANVGHSKSQRFAAQLHTHDTSGILHVESPTRRTFTLGQFFDEWGVSLGPAHVGGLRGELTVWVDGKRYFGNPRSIELTNLRQIGLDVTTIGEVPHRPAPFDWPPQYH from the coding sequence ATGCGCCGCTCCCCCGCCGTCGTCGTCGCCGCTGTCCTCGTCGCCCTGCTCACCGGCTGTTCGGCCCCCGGTGCCGACACGACTTCTGTCGCGCCCCCGTGGCCACGTCCGACGGACCTGGCGCACCGGGCCCAGGAGGCGGGGCTCGAGAACGTCTGGGGCGAACGCCTGGCCGAGCACGTCCACACGCACCTGACCATCACGGACGGCGACACCCCGGTCGTGGTGCCGGCGAACGTCGGACACTCCAAGTCGCAGCGGTTCGCCGCCCAGCTGCACACGCACGACACGTCGGGGATCCTGCACGTCGAGTCCCCGACCCGCCGGACGTTCACGCTCGGGCAGTTCTTCGACGAGTGGGGTGTCTCCCTCGGGCCGGCACACGTCGGCGGACTGCGTGGTGAGCTGACGGTCTGGGTCGACGGCAAGCGGTACTTCGGCAACCCACGGTCCATCGAGTTGACGAACCTGCGGCAGATCGGGCTCGACGTCACGACGATCGGCGAGGTCCCGCACCGGCCGGCACCGTTCGACTGGCCGCCGCAGTACCACTGA